In one window of Thiobacillus sp. DNA:
- a CDS encoding radical SAM protein — translation MLSTTDHDRAVAGMTYVYPVVSRRAGGVSVGINLNVNNACNWRCIYCQVPDLKRGAPAPIDLPRLEKELHVMLSGIVHGDFLDKHVPEGLRRLNDVALSGNGEPTSAGEFDDVVRLIGRVLGDFGLLDRGVKLVLITNGSLSHRTYVQAGIKHMEKLNGEVWFKFDRATRAGMRLVNDSETDPERHYQRLGQVARLCPTWVQTCMFSLDGAPPTQEDVGAYLAMLARAMEDGIPLQGVLLYGLARPSLQAEAPRLGNVTESWMRQLAMRIEDLGLQARVSL, via the coding sequence ATGCTTTCCACCACTGACCATGACCGTGCCGTGGCCGGCATGACGTACGTCTACCCTGTCGTTTCCCGGCGGGCAGGCGGGGTGTCGGTGGGTATCAACCTGAACGTCAACAATGCCTGCAACTGGCGCTGCATCTATTGCCAGGTGCCAGACCTTAAACGCGGCGCCCCGGCCCCCATCGACCTGCCACGACTGGAAAAGGAACTGCACGTCATGCTCTCGGGCATCGTCCATGGTGATTTCCTGGACAAGCACGTTCCTGAAGGCCTGCGCAGGCTGAATGACGTGGCCCTATCCGGCAATGGCGAGCCCACCAGCGCCGGGGAATTCGATGACGTGGTTCGCCTAATCGGGCGGGTCCTGGGAGATTTCGGCCTTCTGGACCGGGGAGTCAAGCTTGTGCTCATCACCAACGGCAGCCTGTCCCATCGTACTTACGTCCAGGCGGGCATCAAGCATATGGAAAAGCTCAACGGCGAGGTGTGGTTCAAGTTCGATCGCGCCACCCGGGCGGGCATGCGCCTTGTGAATGACTCGGAGACGGATCCTGAGCGGCATTACCAGCGCCTCGGCCAGGTGGCGCGACTCTGCCCTACCTGGGTGCAGACCTGCATGTTTTCCCTTGATGGGGCGCCACCCACGCAAGAAGATGTCGGCGCCTATCTGGCCATGCTGGCCCGGGCAATGGAAGATGGAATTCCCTTGCAGGGTGTACTGCTCTATGGCCTTGCCCGACCCTCCCTGCAGGCGGAAGCGCCGCGCCTCGGCAACGTCACGGAAAGCTGGATGCGGCAACTTGCCATGCGCATAGAAGACTTGGGACTACAGGCGCGTGTCTCTCTCTAG